The following coding sequences are from one Lolium rigidum isolate FL_2022 chromosome 6, APGP_CSIRO_Lrig_0.1, whole genome shotgun sequence window:
- the LOC124665036 gene encoding bidirectional sugar transporter SWEET4-like yields MTPDTIRTVIGIIGNGTALMLYLSPVPTFYRIWKKKTVEQYSAVPYLTTLLNCMIWLFYGLPVVQPHSMLIITINGIGLTIELTYIAIFLAYSVGAARRRVLLILVAEVSFVAAFAALVLNLAHTHFLRSMVVGILCVIVGTATYASPLSVMKMVIQTKSVEYMPLLLSLASLASGTCWTAYALIEFDIYITIPSALGVVLALGQVILYAIYYKSTQQILEARKQQILETRKSKAGQIPMTEVVVDGKNGSTAGSGAGKGHC; encoded by the exons ATGACGCCGGACACCATCCGCACGGTGATCGGGATAATAG GCAATGGAACtgcgctgatgctctatctatccCCAGT ACCGACGTTCTACCGCATCTGGAAGAAGAAGACGGTGGAGCAGTACTCGGCCGTGCCGTATCTCACCACGCTTCTCAACTGCATGATATGGCTGTTCTACGGCCTCCCGGTGGTGCAGCCGCACAGCATGCTCATAATCACCATCAACGGCATCGGCTTGACCATCGAGCTCACCTACATCGCGATCTTTCTCGCCTACTCTGTCGGCGCCGCCCGTCGTCGAGTACTCCTCATCCTCGTCGCGGAGGTTTCCTTTGTCGCTGCATTCGCCGCGCTCGTCCTCAACCTTGCCCACACCCACTTCCTCAGGTCCATGGTCGTCGGCATCCTTTGCGTCATCGTCGGCACCGCCACGTACGCCTCGCCGCTCTCCGTCATG AAAATGGTGATCCAGACAAAGAGCGTCGAGTACATGCCCCTGCTTCTATCCCTGGCCTCGCTCGCAAGTGGCACATGCTGGACTGCTTATGCCCTCATCGAGTTTGACATCTACATCACC atccCCAGCGCGTTGGGCGTCGTGCTTGCTTTGGGGCAGGTGATCCTGTACGCAATATACTACAAGTCGACGCAGCAGATCCTTGAGGCCCGCAAGCAGCAGATCCTCGAGACCCGCAAGAGCAAGGCCGGCCAGATACCCATGACGGAGGTCGTCGTCGATGGGAAGAACGGCAGCACCGCCGGCTCAGGCGCCGGCAAGGGCCACTGCTAG